In one window of Paraflavitalea soli DNA:
- a CDS encoding glycoside hydrolase family 43 protein, producing the protein MKHFTAKTIARIQPLMYGFVWGLLCGLPAIAQKSVPAGNEPVFTRFSYQGNDRLYTDNPLQEGEFYSPILQGCYPDPSITRKGNDYYLVNSSFSMVPGVPIFHSNDLVNWKQLGHVLDRPSQLKVEKAGISAGIYAPDIKYNPHNNTFYMITTQIAGGIGNMVVKTQDPAKGWSDVIKLKFDGIDPSLFFDDNGKAYVVHNDAPPRGKALYNGHRVIKIWEYDLEKDAVIEGTDKIIVDGGVDITQKPIWIEGPHLYKKNGRYYLMCAEGGTGGWHSEVIFVSDDPKGPFKPANNNPILTQRHFPKDRANKVDWAGHADLVEGPGGKYYGVFLAVRPNEKQRVNTGRETFILPVDWSGEWPVFENGLVPLKARTKMPAGVKNQAGTNGFLPNGNFSFTDDLTATRLDFRWIGVRGARENFSSTSKAGVRIKPYPVTIKATEPTSTLFLRQQHAHFEATVQLQYKPASEKDLAGIVCYQKETFQYVFGITKKGNDDYVVLERTENGKSTVVASEKITLGNALQLKVAAQGDAYTFSYSTNGQAFTALGGTVSGDILSTDVAGGFTGALIGLYATSANDVVVP; encoded by the coding sequence ATGAAGCATTTTACTGCGAAAACGATTGCACGGATCCAGCCTTTGATGTATGGGTTCGTATGGGGGCTGCTCTGCGGCTTGCCTGCCATAGCACAAAAAAGTGTACCTGCCGGCAATGAGCCGGTATTCACCCGGTTCTCTTACCAGGGCAATGATCGGCTCTACACGGATAATCCGTTGCAGGAAGGCGAATTTTACAGTCCCATCCTGCAGGGCTGTTATCCTGACCCGAGTATTACGCGCAAGGGCAATGACTATTACCTGGTCAATTCTTCTTTTTCCATGGTGCCGGGCGTGCCTATTTTTCATTCCAATGACCTGGTCAACTGGAAGCAGCTTGGCCATGTGCTCGACCGGCCTTCTCAATTGAAGGTGGAGAAAGCGGGTATTTCAGCGGGCATTTATGCGCCGGATATCAAGTACAACCCGCATAACAATACCTTTTACATGATCACCACGCAGATAGCAGGCGGTATCGGCAATATGGTGGTGAAAACGCAAGACCCTGCGAAAGGGTGGAGTGATGTGATCAAACTTAAGTTTGACGGTATCGATCCTTCTTTGTTTTTCGACGACAATGGCAAGGCCTATGTGGTACACAATGATGCGCCGCCCAGGGGCAAAGCGTTGTACAATGGTCACCGGGTGATCAAAATATGGGAATATGACCTGGAAAAGGATGCGGTGATCGAGGGTACGGACAAGATCATTGTGGATGGCGGTGTAGACATTACGCAAAAGCCCATCTGGATCGAAGGTCCGCACCTGTACAAAAAGAACGGACGTTATTACCTGATGTGTGCGGAAGGCGGTACAGGCGGCTGGCACAGTGAAGTGATCTTTGTAAGTGATGATCCGAAGGGCCCTTTTAAGCCCGCCAATAACAATCCTATACTGACACAGCGTCACTTTCCCAAAGACAGGGCCAATAAAGTGGATTGGGCCGGGCATGCGGACCTGGTAGAAGGCCCCGGCGGTAAATATTATGGCGTATTCCTGGCCGTAAGGCCCAATGAAAAGCAACGGGTAAATACGGGCCGGGAGACTTTCATTTTACCGGTTGACTGGAGCGGTGAATGGCCTGTATTTGAAAATGGATTAGTGCCTTTGAAGGCGCGGACGAAGATGCCAGCCGGTGTAAAGAACCAGGCAGGTACGAATGGTTTTCTGCCCAATGGTAATTTCTCCTTCACGGACGACCTGACTGCCACCAGGCTGGATTTCCGGTGGATCGGGGTGCGGGGCGCCCGGGAGAATTTTAGCAGCACTTCAAAGGCTGGTGTGCGGATCAAGCCTTACCCGGTAACGATCAAAGCTACTGAACCTACTTCGACCTTATTCCTCCGGCAGCAGCATGCGCATTTCGAGGCTACGGTGCAGCTGCAATACAAACCAGCGTCGGAGAAAGACCTGGCAGGTATCGTATGCTACCAGAAAGAGACGTTTCAATATGTATTTGGCATTACCAAAAAAGGAAATGATGATTACGTGGTGCTCGAAAGAACGGAGAACGGTAAATCGACGGTGGTAGCCAGTGAGAAAATCACTTTGGGCAACGCGCTGCAACTGAAAGTAGCTGCGCAGGGAGATGCTTACACGTTTAGCTATTCTACCAACGGTCAAGCGTTCACTGCCCTGGGCGGCACGGTTTCGGGCGATATCCTGTCGACCGATGTGGCTGGTGGATTTACCGGCGCCTTGATCGGCTTGTATGCAACATCGGCCAATGATGTGGTGGTGCCTTAG
- a CDS encoding hybrid sensor histidine kinase/response regulator transcription factor encodes MIVCRHLLFVIIVLGLRPGEAQENALHFINYSSKDGLSSNTVTAVLKDRYGYMWMGTEDGLSRFDGSRFTIYSYNATDTTTIRTNSILALYEDPQGNLWVGTHKGLSLYDRQRNTFRNLNITRGGSVRTLCSDHEGNLWLGGYSGLYKYNPVTETAQYYAPEDGRSHLVSGMIISLLEDSQRRLWIGTIAGLQLYRPATNDFALYAGPKGDSAISDHQIRIIREDPAGNIWVGTLDGGLNKLPRGGTGFVHFKAEAASIHSLSSNRIYDVAFDQNGKLWVGTEKGLNILDGESGKVQQVIANARDKFSLKGNSIRCIYIDKQGLYWLGTYQSGINKYDKNLTAFGLVHSNPFDPAGLSAPKVTSFAEGPDGRIYVGTDGGGLNLYNRRTGLFDRVPVGQEPLPIMAMERVGDELWMGTFLQGIYVLNMKSGAIRHYSKGDGSSGLLSDEVFCIRQDRRGNVWIGTNGKGVQVYVPGKKVFQKLGDFIAGAGGDKRPEIGFMRAIEEDSEGKIWMAAPGRGIDMYDPATHTFWMYGRRQAGGLPIDEVQCLMAEKDGVLWGGTGGRGLCRLDFRRDSFSIYTTRDGLASEVIWKIMEDNTGKLWISTNKGISRLDPAKAGIKNFTYENGLQRSGFTLGAGLLTSNGEMYFGGIDGFNYFTPKALHYNRNIPAVIFTGLKVDNNTVTPGEHGIIEADISMARQIRLDYKQNFSIDFNTLDYTSPNECQYLYKLEGFNTDWNAIGGNKTAVFTNLDPGRYTLLVKAYSPNGEWTSEAARMVVYIKPPFWRTGWAYTFYVLLAAFALWGFRQRAIRRLQRKFAAEQERRQIQQLIEEERKEAERQRAFDEVKIRFLTNLSHEFRTPISLIAGPVQTLLEDEIDQEKKSKLSMVKRNTRRLLNLVNQLLDFRKLEEQELRLNKTPGDIVPFVRDVVESFHDLADRRHINFSFQSSFDRYYTQFDRDKIERILFNLLSNAFKFTGRDGEVDMRLRKEDGHDGIVISIADNGIGMSEEEQDHIFDRFFQGETAPGVMNQGNGIGLSITREFVKLHGGSIHVSSQIGKGSEFTIRLPLEEQAPPVAEPLAGELSVVRTELPEGAVDVPPPQEFLTVLIIEDNEDFRSYLRSNLKPYYKVIEAVDGQEGWQKALSGHPHVIVSDISMPYMDGITLSKKIRADKRTAHIPIILLTALTGGAYQLKGLQTGASDYLTKPFSTDILKLKIQNLASLNQSLKAAYSRRLEVSTEPGEVESENDKLLLRITNYIEENIDDDKLSVEQLAKHLCMSRATLYNKIVDIAGETPVEYIRSVRLNKAAVLLEKSDMRIAEIGYTVGFLTPNYFARAFKAKFNMSPTEYVTLKRKPAS; translated from the coding sequence ATGATTGTTTGCCGCCACCTCCTTTTTGTCATCATTGTCCTTGGCCTGCGGCCAGGTGAAGCGCAGGAAAACGCCCTGCATTTTATCAATTACAGCAGCAAAGACGGCCTTTCTTCCAATACGGTGACGGCAGTCCTGAAGGACCGTTATGGGTATATGTGGATGGGTACTGAAGACGGGCTGAGCCGGTTTGACGGTTCGCGTTTTACCATTTACAGCTATAATGCCACGGACACTACGACGATTCGCACGAATAGTATTTTAGCCTTGTATGAAGATCCGCAGGGCAACCTGTGGGTGGGCACCCATAAGGGACTCTCCCTGTATGACCGGCAGCGAAATACCTTTCGTAATCTCAACATCACCCGGGGTGGTTCTGTACGCACCCTGTGCAGCGATCACGAGGGGAATCTCTGGCTGGGCGGCTATTCGGGCCTGTACAAATACAATCCGGTTACGGAAACTGCACAATATTATGCGCCGGAGGACGGCAGAAGCCACCTGGTTTCGGGTATGATCATCAGTTTGCTGGAAGACAGCCAACGCAGACTGTGGATCGGCACCATTGCCGGCCTGCAGCTCTACCGCCCGGCCACCAATGATTTTGCCTTATATGCAGGACCAAAAGGCGATTCGGCGATCTCTGATCACCAGATCCGCATCATCCGGGAAGACCCTGCGGGCAATATCTGGGTGGGCACCCTGGATGGCGGCCTCAACAAGCTGCCCCGTGGTGGAACGGGCTTTGTGCATTTTAAGGCCGAAGCAGCCAGTATCCATTCGCTGAGCAGCAATCGCATTTACGATGTAGCTTTTGATCAAAACGGAAAACTATGGGTAGGTACTGAAAAGGGCCTCAATATACTGGATGGGGAAAGCGGCAAGGTACAGCAGGTGATTGCCAATGCCCGCGACAAATTCAGCCTGAAGGGAAATTCGATCCGGTGTATCTATATCGATAAGCAGGGGCTTTACTGGCTGGGCACGTACCAGAGTGGTATTAATAAATACGACAAGAACCTGACGGCCTTTGGCCTTGTGCACAGTAATCCTTTTGATCCGGCAGGATTGAGTGCGCCAAAGGTCACTTCTTTTGCGGAAGGGCCCGATGGGCGTATCTATGTGGGTACGGATGGAGGCGGGCTGAACCTGTACAACCGCCGGACAGGGTTGTTTGACCGGGTGCCGGTTGGTCAGGAGCCGCTGCCCATCATGGCCATGGAGCGGGTGGGGGATGAACTGTGGATGGGGACTTTTTTGCAAGGCATTTATGTACTGAATATGAAGAGTGGAGCGATACGACACTATTCGAAAGGGGACGGGTCTTCGGGACTTTTGAGCGACGAAGTTTTTTGCATCCGGCAGGACCGGCGGGGTAATGTATGGATCGGCACCAATGGCAAAGGGGTGCAGGTATATGTGCCCGGTAAAAAAGTATTTCAAAAATTAGGGGATTTTATAGCAGGTGCGGGTGGTGACAAGCGTCCGGAGATCGGTTTCATGCGTGCCATTGAAGAAGACAGTGAAGGTAAGATCTGGATGGCTGCGCCCGGTCGTGGCATCGATATGTATGATCCTGCCACGCATACTTTTTGGATGTACGGCCGCAGACAGGCCGGTGGATTACCGATCGACGAAGTGCAATGCCTGATGGCGGAGAAGGATGGCGTGTTGTGGGGCGGTACCGGTGGCAGGGGTCTTTGCCGGCTGGATTTCAGGCGCGATAGTTTCAGTATCTATACAACGCGCGATGGGCTGGCCAGCGAGGTGATCTGGAAGATCATGGAGGATAATACGGGCAAATTGTGGATCAGTACCAATAAGGGGATCAGCCGGCTGGATCCTGCGAAGGCTGGCATTAAGAATTTTACCTACGAGAATGGGCTGCAGCGAAGCGGATTTACGCTGGGTGCGGGACTGCTGACCAGTAATGGCGAGATGTACTTCGGCGGGATCGATGGGTTTAATTATTTTACTCCTAAAGCGCTTCACTATAACCGTAATATTCCTGCTGTGATCTTTACAGGTTTGAAGGTGGATAATAATACGGTGACGCCGGGTGAGCACGGGATCATCGAAGCCGATATTTCCATGGCCCGCCAGATCAGGCTGGATTATAAGCAAAATTTCTCTATCGATTTTAATACGCTTGACTATACGAGCCCCAACGAATGTCAATACCTGTATAAGCTGGAAGGGTTCAATACGGACTGGAATGCTATCGGGGGTAATAAGACTGCTGTGTTTACCAACCTGGATCCCGGGAGGTATACCTTGCTGGTGAAAGCTTATAGTCCGAATGGCGAGTGGACCAGCGAAGCAGCCAGGATGGTTGTATATATTAAACCACCTTTCTGGCGAACGGGATGGGCCTATACATTTTATGTACTGTTGGCTGCTTTTGCGCTGTGGGGCTTCCGGCAGCGGGCTATACGCCGGCTGCAGCGGAAGTTTGCAGCAGAACAGGAACGCCGGCAGATACAACAGCTGATCGAGGAAGAAAGAAAAGAAGCGGAGCGTCAACGCGCCTTTGATGAAGTGAAGATCAGGTTCCTCACCAACCTGAGCCATGAATTCCGTACGCCCATTTCACTTATTGCCGGGCCGGTGCAAACTTTGCTGGAGGACGAGATCGACCAGGAAAAGAAGAGCAAGTTGTCGATGGTGAAGCGGAATACGCGGCGATTGCTTAACCTCGTGAACCAACTGCTTGATTTTCGCAAACTGGAGGAGCAGGAACTGCGACTGAATAAAACGCCCGGCGATATCGTTCCCTTTGTCCGCGATGTAGTAGAATCATTCCACGACCTTGCGGATCGCCGCCATATCAACTTTAGCTTTCAAAGTTCCTTTGATCGCTACTATACCCAATTTGACAGGGACAAGATCGAACGGATATTGTTTAACCTGCTCAGTAACGCTTTCAAGTTTACCGGTCGTGATGGAGAAGTAGACATGCGGCTGCGTAAAGAGGACGGCCATGATGGCATCGTGATCAGTATTGCCGACAATGGTATTGGTATGTCGGAGGAAGAGCAGGATCATATCTTCGATCGTTTTTTTCAGGGCGAAACGGCCCCGGGTGTCATGAACCAGGGCAACGGTATCGGATTGTCCATTACGCGGGAGTTTGTGAAACTGCATGGTGGTTCCATTCATGTGAGCAGCCAGATCGGTAAAGGCAGTGAGTTTACCATCCGGCTGCCGCTGGAAGAGCAGGCGCCGCCGGTTGCTGAACCCCTGGCAGGCGAACTATCGGTGGTGCGGACTGAACTACCGGAGGGAGCAGTTGATGTGCCGCCGCCACAGGAGTTCCTGACGGTATTGATCATCGAGGACAATGAAGATTTTCGCAGCTACCTGCGCAGCAATCTCAAACCGTATTACAAAGTGATAGAAGCTGTGGACGGGCAGGAGGGGTGGCAAAAAGCCCTTTCGGGACATCCGCATGTGATCGTAAGTGATATCAGTATGCCTTATATGGATGGGATTACCCTGAGTAAGAAGATCAGGGCCGACAAACGGACGGCACATATCCCCATCATCCTGTTGACTGCCCTTACGGGTGGGGCCTATCAGCTGAAGGGTTTGCAAACCGGCGCCAGCGATTACCTGACGAAACCTTTCAGTACGGATATCCTGAAGCTGAAAATTCAAAACCTGGCATCGCTCAACCAAAGTCTTAAAGCGGCGTACAGCAGACGACTGGAAGTGAGTACGGAGCCCGGTGAGGTGGAAAGCGAAAATGACAAGCTGCTGCTCAGGATCACGAACTATATCGAAGAGAATATCGACGATGATAAATTGTCGGTTGAGCAGCTGGCCAAACACCTGTGTATGAGCCGGGCGACGCTTTACAATAAGATCGTCGACATCGCCGGTGAGACGCCGGTTGAGTATATCCGCTCTGTACGACTTAATAAGGCGGCTGTATTGTTGGAAAAAAGTGATATGCGCATTGCGGAGATCGGGTATACGGTAGGATTTCTGACGCCCAATTACTTTGCCCGCGCCTTTAAGGCGAAGTTCAATATGTCCCCTACGGAATATGTAACCCTCAAGCGGAAGCCGGCCAGTTAG
- a CDS encoding response regulator transcription factor yields MCHNVLIIAPSREVQKVLSDKISVAYQLFTAIDHPAILTVLKEHPIDLVICLAVDRPATGYFCCRQLKSDNISAHIPFILITREESLQIHIKALEAGADVHIGGPVFRECLDAHMRNLITNRGKIRQHFQKRAAGEDQVPEQDGKGQIMRQLTSCVLSLQSPEGISVDQLARMMHMSRPTLYRKIKDITHLTPNELINEARLRKAAELLAEGEYKVLEVARMVGYGSPSSFGKSFLKQFKVTPATYQRMKKIMDAA; encoded by the coding sequence ATGTGCCATAACGTATTGATAATTGCTCCGTCACGAGAAGTACAAAAGGTATTATCAGATAAGATAAGTGTAGCTTACCAGCTCTTTACCGCCATTGATCATCCTGCTATCCTAACAGTATTAAAAGAACACCCGATCGACCTGGTCATTTGCCTGGCTGTTGACAGACCGGCAACGGGTTATTTCTGCTGCCGCCAGCTCAAGTCGGACAATATTTCGGCCCATATCCCTTTCATCCTGATCACGCGCGAGGAAAGTTTACAAATTCATATTAAAGCGCTTGAGGCAGGAGCTGACGTGCATATTGGCGGGCCTGTCTTCCGGGAATGCCTGGATGCCCATATGCGCAACCTGATCACGAACCGGGGTAAGATCCGCCAGCATTTTCAAAAAAGAGCGGCCGGGGAGGATCAGGTACCGGAACAGGATGGAAAAGGCCAGATCATGCGCCAGCTGACCAGTTGTGTTTTGAGCCTTCAATCGCCTGAGGGCATTAGTGTTGACCAGTTGGCCCGGATGATGCATATGAGCAGGCCGACGCTGTACAGGAAAATAAAGGATATTACCCATCTCACGCCCAATGAACTGATCAATGAGGCAAGGTTGAGAAAAGCGGCCGAATTACTGGCTGAAGGAGAATACAAGGTGCTGGAAGTGGCACGTATGGTGGGATATGGCAGCCCGAGCAGTTTCGGCAAATCATTCTTAAAACAATTCAAGGTGACGCCTGCTACCTATCAACGGATGAAAAAGATCATGGACGCAGCATGA
- a CDS encoding RagB/SusD family nutrient uptake outer membrane protein has product MNQQTFRFSLLLGTILMIATGCKKLLVEQPRLGFAPTFFTTSDGIQGGIAGIYSSFRSQWGTQIFTQLYNSGTDESIRGAAADVQHWFTYNQPLIKSSSGDYEGFWNTLFIDINTANGVLEYGASVDIPAATKTQLLAQAKFLRGFCYFYLVTTFGQVPLHTTFNTSPSAADAPAPLADLYAQIIKDFTESAADLPNLPAAGTGKPGTKSTALYLLAKTYLWRGWSAAAQPADFQQAYTIAKGIIDNKATYGLDLLPFFNNVFREGNEYSAEVLMVVDHTKDLKFGQNNQPGTGGGGAGANQSNFFWRAGYDLIKSDYPGTSGTNVVGRDIQNGRPYRRIRPNMKYVLETAFANRATDQRYNGTFQTIWLSNGGPYPTGATTTTPGSNGATVNGKVLINKVDTAIWLRDRVVTPAERAAFKGIIFEPDYQPGATIKFTDQMFPTVRKFDDSTRGDQNDYSDRPYILFRFSDVYLIAAEAAIKGGATLQDAATMINVLRTRAALMPNQTPAEYTAAVAAQQITAAQVTLDFLLEERSRELFAEDTRWWDLSRTKKLVDRVKLFNPEGGPTVQSFNMLRPIPQSQIDLVTEGPKYPQNPGYE; this is encoded by the coding sequence ATGAATCAGCAAACATTCAGGTTCAGCTTACTATTGGGGACCATACTTATGATAGCCACGGGGTGCAAGAAATTGTTGGTGGAGCAACCAAGGCTCGGCTTTGCCCCTACCTTCTTTACCACATCGGATGGTATCCAGGGAGGTATTGCCGGTATTTATTCCAGTTTCAGGAGCCAGTGGGGCACGCAGATATTTACGCAATTATACAATTCCGGAACAGACGAAAGCATCAGGGGCGCAGCGGCGGATGTGCAGCACTGGTTTACCTATAATCAGCCTTTAATAAAAAGCAGTTCGGGTGATTACGAAGGTTTTTGGAATACTTTGTTTATCGATATCAATACGGCTAACGGGGTGCTGGAGTATGGGGCTTCGGTGGATATACCGGCAGCCACCAAAACGCAGTTATTGGCCCAGGCCAAATTCCTCCGTGGCTTTTGTTATTTCTATTTGGTGACCACTTTTGGGCAGGTACCGTTACATACAACCTTCAATACCTCGCCATCTGCAGCAGATGCGCCTGCACCGCTGGCAGACCTGTATGCGCAGATCATCAAAGACTTCACCGAATCGGCAGCCGATCTGCCGAACCTTCCGGCAGCAGGCACGGGAAAACCAGGTACCAAATCTACTGCCTTGTACCTGCTGGCCAAGACCTATTTGTGGAGAGGATGGTCAGCAGCAGCACAGCCTGCTGATTTCCAACAAGCCTATACTATTGCCAAAGGGATCATTGACAACAAAGCTACTTATGGCCTGGACCTATTGCCATTTTTCAACAATGTTTTCAGGGAAGGGAATGAGTACAGTGCTGAAGTGTTGATGGTGGTTGATCATACAAAGGACCTGAAGTTTGGTCAGAATAACCAGCCGGGCACGGGCGGCGGCGGTGCGGGCGCCAACCAGTCGAACTTTTTTTGGCGTGCGGGCTATGACCTCATCAAATCCGATTATCCGGGCACCAGTGGTACCAATGTGGTAGGAAGGGATATACAAAACGGCCGGCCCTATCGCCGTATCAGGCCGAATATGAAATATGTATTGGAAACAGCTTTCGCCAACCGGGCTACTGATCAACGCTATAATGGCACTTTTCAAACCATCTGGTTGTCCAATGGAGGTCCTTATCCTACCGGCGCTACTACTACCACACCGGGCAGCAATGGAGCTACGGTCAACGGAAAGGTGCTGATCAATAAGGTAGATACGGCGATCTGGCTGCGCGACAGGGTGGTAACGCCTGCGGAAAGAGCTGCTTTTAAAGGGATTATTTTTGAGCCGGATTACCAGCCGGGGGCGACCATCAAGTTTACCGATCAAATGTTTCCCACGGTGAGGAAGTTTGATGATTCTACCAGGGGCGACCAAAATGACTATTCCGACAGGCCGTATATACTGTTCCGGTTTTCCGACGTGTACCTGATCGCAGCAGAGGCTGCGATCAAAGGAGGCGCCACTTTACAGGATGCTGCCACTATGATCAATGTACTGAGGACCCGTGCGGCACTTATGCCTAACCAGACACCGGCTGAATATACTGCTGCGGTGGCGGCCCAGCAAATTACTGCTGCGCAGGTAACGCTTGACTTCCTGCTGGAGGAAAGAAGCCGCGAATTATTTGCCGAGGACACGCGTTGGTGGGACCTTTCCCGGACAAAGAAACTGGTGGACCGGGTGAAGTTATTCAACCCGGAGGGTGGGCCCACGGTCCAATCTTTCAATATGCTAAGACCTATTCCACAATCGCAGATAGACCTGGTGACGGAGGGCCCCAAATACCCCCAGAACCCGGGTTATGAATAA